The DNA window GCACGGAAGTCTGCTTCTTTATGCTTGAAGTCCCCGTGCATGCCAATGATGGCCATCGTGTAGGAAGTGTAGCTGTTGTTGCGCCGGATTGGTCGGTCATTCCCTTCACCCATGCAGTCGCCAACTTTGGCCAGGTGGAGCTTGTGCAGGAGGTCCTTGTAGAGGCCGGAGTCCTTGTGGACCGTGTGGTACTGGCTGTAACCGTTATTTGGCAACTGTGCTGGCCTGTTGAACTGAGCCTGATTGGCAGCATTTGCTGAACCATTGCTGTCCTGAGTTTGCTGGTTGTGGATCTGGACTTGACTGTTTCCCTGAACCTGTTTAGGGGCTaaagaaaagagtaaaagatTAATTAAAGCTTGTTCAGTTTCATATGAGAAGTTTTATTGGTTAGGGTTTTAATACATATTAATGTACTAACTATGTTTCTTGGCATACTTACCCCCATTTGAAATGCTGTAGTCGGTGTCATCGGAATCTCCGATGTCAAATGCCACCCTGCGTTCCTTATTATTGTCGACATCGTCAGAATCTCCAATGTCAAACGCCACCCTGCGCTCCTCAGAGGGTGCTTGGGGTTGAGCAGAGACGTTTTGATTAGCAGCCGTGGGGATAGGCGTCGATGTCTCCTTGGCAGTCTGTTTCAGGATTGGACAGTGggcctctctcacctctctcttctccatcaGGGGACTCTCAGAGGGGCTGGAGGACTTCATGTCTCCTAATAGGGGAGGAGTTGGGAATGAGATATTGCTTGGGTCGTGtccaaacacatacatacacattgcAGCAGAGAAATACCAGCAAAGCACATGTATTTCCTTTCATCCTAAAGCTGTGGTGAGTTGAGAATTGCATAACCAGAGTCAAAAACCTTTTGTCCTAAAATTGCAACGTTACCTGTGTTAAGCGAGCGCCTGTGTTCACAGGATAAGATAAATGGATTATGACCTTACAAGGAACATATTTACACAACCGCCAGCAGCTTGACTTACGAAAGACGATAAGACTTGAACTGCCCCATCGCTCaaatgacatttgtttgtggttttaaaggGAATCAGGTACTTAGTGCCAATATTTTCTATGTGATAATCATAGGAGTCTGACTAGCAGATCACACTGCGTCATGTTAAGTGGTCATGCTTGGACCAGAGGCCGCCTTCAGCCTGGGTCACCACCTTAAGTCAACCTATGCTTATTTTAGTCAAGAAGGTAAAGACCAATTAGAGGATCACTATGACCCAATTAGGCTGCTTGTCCGCTGGACATAGTGATCTACATGGAACATGCTTTACAGATAACCCTGGCTTTTCTCTATTAGCATAGGAACACATGATGAGTAAAGTCAATATCTCTCAAAGAATATGCTAAGTATTCTGACATGTGGAAGAGTCAGATCAGTCTCTGTGGTTTATTTACATGgccagaaaaaactgaaaagcctacacaaatcatttttaaatataaggtTCTGTGAAATGTTCCATTAAATAGAAAACTATATTTGTGGGACTATGACCTGTCAGCCATTTAGTGATGACCATGTAAGGTCATCTAACTTTCTTCTTCATTTGCaacaaaacattaacaataGAAGGAAGAACTATTCATTCAGAGAGGTTGAAACTGAAGAGTGCTTACCCTAAACACCAGTGGTGAATAAATGCAGATGAAAGCTCTCTGCTTTCTACTTTAATCCAGGATTATACGACAAAACCAGTGACAATATTTTCAGATGATTTTCATTAGCAAAACTCCACAATGACAAAGTATCCCTGAGCTCCATACGATGGATTAATATGAGCCCTCTGGGGGAATAGCTTTAGGTTACACGTGCAGGTCTGAATCTGTCAATTGTCTATTGGTTTAAAAGAGGAATCACATCATTTGTGTTCAGCAGAAACTGGTGACTCTTTGGATTTGACACCTGAGGTATGAGGTTGcccaaaaatgtaaaactttatGTGCGACTTACGTTCAATCTTCTTCTTGAGGTGAGGGCAGACAATGAACCAGACCACAAGGCCAGTGAGCACGGAGCAGCCCAAGGAGATAAGCAGGATGCCCCACCAAGGGATCTTGTCAAATCCCAGCACTGAAGGACCGCCATGTGCCATGGATAgaatcagacaaacacacacacgcaaagagAAAagcaattttaaaaaacatggcagcaggTGCTACCTTACAGAGTTCAGAAACTAAATTTTACTAATGTGCAGTTTAATAACACTATACAAATGTTGGGCTGATGTTTACGCGTGACTATGAAGCCTCTAATTAACATGAATGGCACAACTGAATGGAAATGAAGTAATTAATATAGTACAATGACACTGGACCAGGTGTGACATCTTTTGGCATTACATGATTGGCTGCTAGCATTGACTCTTTGTGCCACGTCCTAGTTAAATACGGAAAGTATGTGTACCCCTAGATTTGATGTTATGCAACACCCGATAGGTGAAAGAgctaaaaaaaagtcacaatgACCCCGAGCTGCCCCGCTAACAACTGCAGATGGACAATGAGTTCCAAAAAAGGCAACATCAgggagaaaagggggagagaaagggggagtCATAAACCAGAGCCGTTTGCTATAGCAATAAAGGCACCTTCTTGCCAAGACTGCAGCAAAGCTGGAGTAGCAGAGGTAGAAGCAATGCAGCACATGTTGAGGGAAAGCAACTGTTGAAGAGGGACAGAGTCGTCTTTGTCATACAGAGAGTATACAAGTCAGCAGCATGGTtaggagaaaacaaaaacaggagcTCCTGAAAATTCCAGCAAGACCTCTGCTGAGGTGACCTTGGCCATGCATAACACAAAAGACAACATGTCTACTAGCATGGGACTATTTGGGAAGTTTAAgataaacaaaaggaaatgagagCCAAGGCTAAGCGATAAGTGTCTCGTCCACCATGTTCAGTTGAGGGCAGAGTCCACAGTGCATTCTCTCTACTGAGTCACGCTGCAGCATGAGACTGCGGAGCACCTAACTGTTGTTTATTTAGTTATGCAATAGCTCACTCCCTTCAGGGGAGGATAGGCATAGGAGGAAAAACTGGAAGGTGGATGCGTAACAGCTGAGTCCCCCGGCCTTCACTGGAGTGCATCAGCACACATGCAGGGAGACGGCCAGAGACAGGTGGTTTGGTCGAACAATACTGGTCGGTGCTATAAATCCCAAGGAGGACCAATATATGAAAAGGGCACAAAAGCCTGAAAATGACTAATAGACCCAACTGCAACTCTTTGTCACTGTGACTTGTTTGTGGGGAACTACTTACAAACTATAAAAGAAATCCAAAACCTAGGCGAGGTCTGATAAACACTCCCACACAAAGGGGTTGATTTATACCACAGCCATGCAGTGGGATGAATTGGTCTGCACAGGAAATGGAATTTCACCACGTTCCGCACCCCTCCCTGAAACCTCTGTATCCCATGGCCTACATTACGTAACATGTTGCCCCCCCCGTACTAATATGTGCAGCTTGCCACGGACCTCAATTACAGTGACAGCTAAAGTGACAGTTTATGACTCACTTGGCAGGGAGCCTCCAGCTATTTGTCTTGAACCTAGAGGAGCATTTACCTTAAATATTAAGATTAGTGTGTCAGCTGCACTAAATATTGGCTGAAAGGATCTGTAAGCTCTCTCCTAAAACTAAGTATTTTCTCAGGATCCCAAGTGGACAAAAGCAGCCTCTGGGGACGTCTACGATTCTGTTTCAGGGCCATGTCTCAGGTTAAACTGAAACGGCAAGTGAGTATTAGTTGCATTGCTGATTGTTTGGTGTCCCCAGGGCAACCAACAccatcgtgtgtgtgttcttttaaaGAGTAACCCAGGCAGAAAATTTGTATCCAGCTAAACACATTGAAGTTTGTCAACACAGTGAATGGGTCAAACTGTACAGTCACCATGACATTCAGCCCTGTGAGACAAACACTGGTATGCAAAGACAGTGTATAGGCATGCTTATGCGTCTATGACACATCTCTGCGTGGGCAGATGTTTTAATAGTTCCTAGAATCTCAGAGATGACTAGAAGAGTGACTTGATACTGATTTAGGAAGCTGTAGATCTTCATATCCAGGTGACATTTTGAAGGGGCTCGCAACATTATCATAATTTGAATTCTGGGTAGATTTTCACTTTACAGTGACTGGGGCTGCAGCGGAGTGACAGCAGCTGAGTGTTTTATAAGGTGCGAATAACCCAGGTCACACTAAACCTCAACCGCATAGGGTCAACAGCTGACCCACAAATTCTTTGGCCCAATGCTGGCTTGAGGTCTCTGGCACTGGTGTATATATTGAGTATTGGAATGTGCTCTTGGACGCCTGGTGTCCAATCGCACCACTATGATAGGATGTGGACCAGAGAGAACACTGAGTCCTATCACGGGAAGCCAAACATACTGTTCTCGGTTAGCTGAAGATACTGCATAAGAGTGCATATATCAGCAATAGACAGCAACAAAGAGCTGTTGTTGTCCTAAGTATTAAAAACCAGGCCATGAAATAAACAGGGGCTGTCTGACtttgacttttatattttaaaattaaaattgattaaaaaaaaaaaaagaaatttgtgATGTGATGCTTTGTGATGTTAAATCATTATGAGACTGTTGGTGCAGCAATTGATGGGGCTTATGTTAAACTGCTTGTGGCCTTAACAATGAACATGGTGACAATTTGTCCTCATCTACAGGATATAGAATAAATGGATGTTATGATGTAAGAGACAATGGGTTTGTTAATGTGTCTAAAATGTGATCTCGCACCTCTTTTTTCTGTGAGGTACCTAGGTACAGGTCCTCGAGAACAGTATGTTGAGGTGTCAGGGACTTCACACAACTGTACAGAATGTGCCTCGCTAAGCCGGGTTAGGGGCTATGCTGGAACTGCAAGTGATCTCCTCTCTGGGTGCGCTGATGTGCGTGCACACATCAGCGCACCATATCTGGTCAAACTCTGGCCTGTAGCAGCCATTTACTGGCCCAGGCCAGCTAACATCTTGAACTGTTACTGTAGGTCCtgtagagagaaaaacaaacaaaggagcaaaagttgctcatttagaaaaaaatagttTCGGGAGGATGACAAATATTCAGAGCATTACTATGCTTATTCTGAGCAGCAGTACAACTACTGGCAGCAGATAACTAAGAACATTTCAAATACCCTCTTAACTCTTGACATCACTGTCTGTGCCCttcagagatggaggaggaaaagaagtaAAGTGAAATCTTATTTCCAGCTCCCTGTTGTGCTCTGCTCTAAAAACTTTATTGCAGCTATAACCCACATACAACCACAAGCAAGACAGTcccaaaaaaacatgttaaaataaacacagcttCTGTGAAAATGGTCAACACAGCCTGGTTCGGTCTGGAATACGTGTGGGCATCCAGCTGTCTGAGGGAGCAGTTTATTTTAAGCTGTGACTGCGGGCAGGCATGCAGAGCAAAATGACTGAAACAATGATACTCACTCGGAGCTCCAGTGAACATGATGGAGAACACATTGATTCCCAGAGTCACGGCATAGAAGACAGGCAGGGCCTTCAGTCCATTGGGTACGGGGTCTTTCTAAAGAAACCAAGCAGAGCACAATGTCAGATATAAAAAACTATATATGAACAAAAATgccatattttgtttttgttaggTTACAGAGAACGGCATCACAAGGGcatagtatttaaataaaacccCTAATATGAAGATAAGGAACTGCGTCACAGAacaaaagctttatttttttgCCTTGTAACAAACATTTCTCAATTTGATTTTGAGCAAAGTGTCATGTCGGTGTTGAAACTGACCAAAACATGTCACTCTGGAAGGTTCTCATttcgctcacacaaacacatattatCTAGAAAGTGATGTGCTTACCTTGTGTAAGATGAACATGCGCACAAAGTAGAAGACAATGCCTGACATTAATCCAGACAAAAGGGGACTCAGGAACCATGAAGCGACTGCAAATCAAAAGTAGTACAGCAATTCAGTAAAATCATTGGTGGTATTCTAACTCTaaactaaaacatttcacagaacTACTGAAACAGTTTAAAAATGTCCTTCTGAGAGTGATGTCATAACTTTTTGGGGAAATGACATACATAGGGAGCAGTTGTTTCAGGTGTGGTCTAAATAGGATATCTTTACTCAACTTTGTCATTTGCCCCTTTAAAGTAAACATCCTTTGACTATTTTGGCAATACAGCTACTGGACCCGAGGTCAGTCAAAGAGAGGCATTAAGActtcattcaaacaaacaatacaGTTTTTTCCTGTGAACTCAATGTAAATTTTCTCAGAAGTGAATGATGTTAGCACTATTTTGTGATCTTTCTAAAATGTCTAACAGCCCTGGTTAACATAAGACTCAGGAATATAGACCTGAAAAACACTGCATACCAAGAATCAAGTTGACATTAAATGCACATCTGTTTAGTGCCATTCACAAAGTTAAATGTAAACTTATCACATGCTCAGTGGCAgatgtctcttcctctctggatTTAGCTCTGAGCCAGCAACACCCATTCGTGTCGTCATTGAATTGTTGGCCTAGATATAAACATCTTGCATCTTTCCTTTAATAAAGCCTGTGATGCAATTCAACCTAACAATGAGTTTCGAATTTCTAGGTCAGGTGGTTGGCGTGTCACACTTACCGATACGGAGGAGTTCCAACCACTTTACTCCCTGCTGGCCTTTGGCAACCAGCGAATAGCCAATAGTAGCACCAACAATACAGTGTGTACCAGAGATGGGGAGCTTCAGGAAGGAGGCGGCCAGCTGCCACACAGCAGAACCTAATGAGAATGAGTAATTTGATCACATTAGACTTGACAGGCTGGCGTGATCTCAGCTTTTCCATAAACCTTTATAGACTTAAAAAGACACATTAATAAAAGAATGCTCACAGCAACATAATATAAACCAAACCGCTAAAGCGCAATAAAAAACTTCAAACATTTGCTGTGTATTGCAGAttcacatcatgtttttattgacagCTGGAATCTGTAATTTTGTATGTGAAGTACTTTTAGTATGAGACATATTCTCTACATTCTCTAGCTTCTACTAGGCCCTAGGTCCCACCCAGCTCTGCTTGCAAGGATCAGTGACGTTTAGCTGAAGATACTCACCAACCATGGCACTGACAGATCCAGCCATTAACTCATGCTCGGTGCCATTGTACATGTTCACATCGATGATGCCCTTCCGGATGGTTTCGCTCACTTTGGCCCCAAGGAGCACAGAGCCCAGGGTCTCGAACACTGTGGCCAGAATGCAAGCCTGTCGCAAGGTGACCACCCCAGAGCCAACAGCTGTGCCAAAGGAGTTGGCAACATCATTTGCACCCACGGAAAAGGCTAGGATGAAGGCGATGAGGAAGCCGACAATCAGCAGCCACATGTAGTCAGTCATAGGAGTGTGAGCTGCTACGGCTGCAGTGCTGGTCAGTATTATTGCAATTGCAGTTGTTGAAACCATGATTGCAGGCTAATAAAGAATCTATTCACAATCTTAAAGGGAATGAATgtcaaaaaatattaatataatgcTATTTCTAGACAGCAGCTAATAAAATAAAGAGGTACAcggtaaaaataaataattagctTCTCTTTCGGCCACCCGTCTTACGTTGGGTTTTCTGAGATTTAGCAGTGCAAACTCGCAAAAGGTTTATCTGGGACTGGCCAGACAACAATTAAGGTAAACAGTTATGATGAGGGCGTATCGCTATCCGGTAATTGAACTGGATTTGTTGCTGTCCTTTGGGCTCCGGGCTATCAAGCAGAGTGACAAGACAGCCATTGTGCAACTGTAACTGCAGATGAGCAGGGGTGCATCCTGGggaaacaaaagacagagaagacTTGCGTTAATAACAACTTCCTCCTCATTCCCTCTTTATGGGTAAGGCAGCAACGACGCAGGGATAATACAACGAGGGGGGTTGCTCGGCTTCTTCaaagtaagaaaacaacatGGTAGTAAAAAGGTAGTAAACGATTGGACCGGAAGGACGAGCTCTTTTAGCTGCCTTGTCTGGAAACGCTATTGGTGGCCATTTTTGATGTGTGTCGCAGGAAGCAACCGGCTTCTTGCAGGACACCAGAAGTCAGATCTAACGCAGACACTTCGCTAATACTTCAGCCGTCATCTTCCGGAGCAACGTTGACAACATAACACGTTATAAGATAAAGGCGTGTCTCATCTACTAGGGGGTATCCTCGGTTTCCTTACGTGCGCACGTGTCGTCATCCATTCATTGAACACAGCCCCGAGCACGAGCTCCATCTGTTCGCACGGTCTCACGCGACTcaacagaggggaaaaaaacaactcgCCCGGTTTAGATTCAAGGTTTTTTATCCTCACGATGCGATAATAACAAACATTACAGAAACTACTGCGCCTTTTTTCCGCAGATTTCCGAGAAAAAGGGGCCGTGACTCCAGACCGGATGTGACTCGCTGTAAGCAGCCAAGCCTCCACCGGACGGACTGACCGGACTCCGTCGAGTTGTCAAGCCAGTTCCACGGACCTGTCCAGTCGGTGCTGGACACACAATCGATACTGCTACCATTAGctttaacaggaaataaaatgtttctttgcGCCATTACCCTTGGAGCGAATCAAATGTTGCCCAGACCTTGTTGTTAGTGGGAAGTTACAGATAAACCATTAACATCGACAAAACAAGATGTCTGACCTTTAAGTGTCCGCTTACATGTAATGTTACAACCTGGTAACTAGCTTGTTATCGTTGAGGACGTAGCGTTATTCTTGCTAACGGGGACATTAGCTTCGAATGACGACGTTCACCCCAATAACTTCGGCGAGTGAACCCGGAGGAGATGTTTATTTCTGCCGCTGACGGGAGAAGGTCGAGAGCTGAAACTCACCACACGTTGCAGTTGTCGGTCCCGGGAAGAATAGCTGGCGCTGGTCAGGAAGCTACTGAGAGCGCGGCACGCACCGTTACGGCTTTAGCGCGCGCGCGGGATAATGATCTAAATTGATTCTGAAAATTGGTCCCcctcaaaaacaaaagctgcctCGAGTTAAAAGACTAAAATCAAAAGAGTGTTTTCAGAGTCGATGTGAAATAAATCCGTGTTTTCAGGAGCGTCTCAGTTTGAATGGAGGCCTCGCTGCCGCATGTGGAGAACTCGCTGTTGCCAGTAAGAGCAGGGAGGTTCTACTTTATTGGACACACTCTTCAGATAACCGCGCCCCCTATAcacccccctctttctctctctgtctccccctcacgctccgtctctctccctctctctgactctctctttttatctccctctttctgtctctctttgtctgtctcttttttccctcctctctctgtctctctctctttctgtctctctctttttctcccactttttgtctctctctctctccttttctcccccctctttctctttgtctctctctttgactccctccctccctctctttctctcgctctccccctttctctctctctctatttactCATCATGCGCTCATTGCATGggtgtcttttttctttttttttacagcattgTTTTTCTCTATATCTCTGCACTTTAGCTCAGTTTAAATAAACTGTGACGACAACAAAAGGATTTCTTCACCTCATGccttctgtcagtctgtgtgcaattttttctgtttatgtcTGAGAAGCATATATTTTTCCTGCTTTTATATCTGTGAAGCACTCTGTAAAGTTGTTTTTTGAACAGTTCGATATAAATATAGTTTAATATTAAACTTTACTCTCACACTTGATAATACAATATCCAGACATAACTGTATATTATCTGACTATATCTGTATAGATAACTATACTTTCAGAACAATTTTTTTACTCTTAATTTTGATATAACAACTGTctttaatgtattattattactataattgttattaatagtagtagtggtagtaggaGGTTTgtttatatagatatatatattgcCAGTGCAGGACAACATGCAGTGTCATATTAGTGCATCTATCCAAGCTAGTGTTTTTGTC is part of the Paralichthys olivaceus isolate ysfri-2021 chromosome 18, ASM2471397v2, whole genome shotgun sequence genome and encodes:
- the slc20a1b gene encoding sodium-dependent phosphate transporter 1-B, which translates into the protein MVSTTAIAIILTSTAAVAAHTPMTDYMWLLIVGFLIAFILAFSVGANDVANSFGTAVGSGVVTLRQACILATVFETLGSVLLGAKVSETIRKGIIDVNMYNGTEHELMAGSVSAMVGSAVWQLAASFLKLPISGTHCIVGATIGYSLVAKGQQGVKWLELLRIVASWFLSPLLSGLMSGIVFYFVRMFILHKKDPVPNGLKALPVFYAVTLGINVFSIMFTGAPMLGFDKIPWWGILLISLGCSVLTGLVVWFIVCPHLKKKIERDMKSSSPSESPLMEKREVREAHCPILKQTAKETSTPIPTAANQNVSAQPQAPSEERRVAFDIGDSDDVDNNKERRVAFDIGDSDDTDYSISNGAPKQVQGNSQVQIHNQQTQDSNGSANAANQAQFNRPAQLPNNGYSQYHTVHKDSGLYKDLLHKLHLAKVGDCMGEGNDRPIRRNNSYTSYTMAIIGMHGDFKHKEADFRASEDGDKGPGSGGPERKRIRMDSYTSYCNAVAEHTTPEGLGEGEVTVEIGKEDAGSSQSSLDDDGLEADKPEVSTLFQFLQILTACFGSFAHGGNDVSNAIGPLVALWLVYETSNVNTDLDTPIWILLYGGVGICAGLWVWGRRVIQTMGKDLTPITPSSGFSIELASAVTVVVASNIGLPVSTTHCKVGSVVAVGWLRSRKAVDWRLFRNIFMAWFVTVPISGLISAAIMAIFIYGIL